The following proteins come from a genomic window of Girardinichthys multiradiatus isolate DD_20200921_A chromosome 8, DD_fGirMul_XY1, whole genome shotgun sequence:
- the si:dkey-106l3.7 gene encoding uncharacterized protein si:dkey-106l3.7 produces MSLRQIRCPEQHSPEECQSCQQTGESKQVPTCSDIRRRGETTEVDYRDRLTCAYCLNVSLAHVPFAVQQQGLKGQNRNVSEMNLYRSFGNLMEAYVYEEKTRTESQWEQDNADGPHAPVSNIGINPRSESVDSGVETASCETPNPASASFLSTDNTEMDLFLPQSHRLSLASTPQSPVPLSPLASSSSSFPNLHPSRAEKEPAALNLRGKPELQKTDSKRWKQVYQVLSKQPKTSSLSKQNTSELKRCIRSASFNVRRRFDPPVPTGQTSEMERKPLSVVSVEMISQDCGVFEGKELSPGLCYLEWVCQKMEQYAKQQMQNQTLQMETDALQEHEEQKNESADAQEGQPRLENAKNSKQIPSESQQQKSRHFRQRSASDTTFSKLHLKKINLNSRGQQLSTNDLREIEEGDITKMESIKEKSNKKNIIRKLKIGSLRRVESTVSDTRSQQMQSSEKISAHRRFSLFRRTKKV; encoded by the exons ATGAGCCTGCGGCAGATCAGATGTCCTGAGCAGCATTCACCTGAAGAATGCCAGTCATGTCAGCAGACAGGAGA GTCAAAGCAAGTACCTACATGCAGTGATATTAGGAGGCGTGGTGAAACAACAGAGGTAGACTATAGGGACCGCCTCACCTGCGCATATTGCCTCAATGTGAGTCTTGCTCACGTTCCTTTTGCAGTTCAACAGCAAGGGTTGAAGGGGCAAAATCGTAACGTTTCAGAGATGAATCTATACAGGAGCTTCGGTAACCTTATGGAGGCTTATGTATATGAAGAGAAAACCCGAACGGAGTCTCAGTGGGAACAGGATAATGCTGATGGGCCTCATGCACCTGTCTCCAACATTGGAATAAACCCACGCTCAGAATCGGTGGACTCTGGAGTGGAGACGGCAAGCTGTGAAACACCAAATCCCGCCTCAGCCAGCTTTTTGTCAACAGACAACACAGAAATGGATTTATTCCTGCCACAAAGTCACAGACTCTCCCTGGCTTCAACACCTCAGTCGCCTGTTCCCTTGTCTCCTTTGGCTTCCTCCTCGTCTTCCTTTCCAAACCTGCATCccagcagagctgaaaaggaaCCTGCAGCCCTGAACCTAAGAGGAAAACCAGAACTACAAAAGACTGACTCTAAGAGGTGGAAGCAAGTCTATCAGGTGCTCAGCAAACAGCCTAAAACGTCTTCCCTGTCCAAACAAAACACATCTGAGTTAAAAAGGTGTATAAGGTCAGCGAGTTTTAATGTGAGGAGGAGGTTCGACCCACCTGTCCCCACTGGACAAACGTCAGAAATGGAGAGAAAACCACTTTCAGTTGTTTCCGTCGAGATGATTTCACAG GATTGTGGCGTTTTTGAGGGAAAGGAACTCAGTCCTGGTCTCTGCTACTTGGAGTGGGTCTGTCAAAAGATGGAGCAGTATGCCAAACAACAGATGCAAAACCAGACATTGCAGATGGAGACAGATGCTCTCCAGGAACATGAAGAACAAAAG AATGAGTCAGCCGATGCTCAGGAGGGCCAGCCCAGGCTTGAAAATGCAAAGAATTCAAAGCAAATTCCCAGTGAATCCCAGCAGCAAAAATCTCGCCACTTCCGACAGAGATCAGCGTCAGATACAACTTTTTCAAAACTGCATTTAA AAAAAATCAACTTAAACTCCAGAGGGCAGCAGCTGAGTACAAATGATCTACGAGAGATAGAGGAGGGAGACATCACGAAGATG GAAtccataaaagaaaaatcaaacaagaaaaatataatCCGGAAGTTAAAAATTGGGTCATTGAGAAGAGTGGAGTCCACTGTATCAGACACAAGGAG CCAACAGATGCAGTCTTCAGAGAAAATCTCAGCCCACCGACGGTTCAGCCTGTTCAGGAGGACAAAGAAAGTGTAG
- the rnf208 gene encoding RING finger protein 208, with product MSCLRRQPLAIPMDTVKIIQSEKFPRECPVPVTQPRYAPAPRVAWDGGGEGEIIVNQACSDLTLDIAPSPRPMLSPPAPLMRREHSFLAQRKTSANEICYHQFHYKMEDVIVNQYVLRSSSTSSSTSSSSSSGPVMPCEPLECPTCGHTYNFAGKRPRILSCLHSVCEECLQILYESCPKYKFISCPTCRRETVLFTDYGLAALAINTSILSRLPSDPNGPVQWGGDADRSCYQTVRQYCQSACTCQIANPLSSCGIM from the coding sequence ATGTCGTGCCTCAGGCGTCAGCCGCTGGCCATCCCAATGGACACTGTCAAGATCATTCAATCGGAGAAGTTTCCCAGAGAGTGCCCTGTTCCCGTCACCCAACCTCGCTATGCCCCAGCTCCAAGAGTGGCATGGGATGGTGGCGGTGAGGGAGAAATCATTGTTAACCAGGCCTGCAGTGACCTGACACTAGACATAGCACCGTCTCCCAGGCCAATGTTGTCCCCTCCGGCCCCACTGATGCGCAGGGAACATAGCTTCCTGGCGCAGCGCAAAACCAGTGCCAATGAAATCTGTTACCACCAGTTCCACTACAAGATGGAAGACGTCATAGTCAACCAGTATGTGCTCCGCTCCTCCTCGACCTCCtcctccacatcctcctcctcatcctcaggCCCTGTCATGCCCTGCGAGCCCCTGGAATGCCCCACCTGTGGTCACACATACAACTTTGCCGGGAAACGCCCACGGATCCTCTCTTGCTTGCACTCGGTGTGTGAGGAGTGCCTGCAAATCCTCTACGAGTCATGTCCTAAGTACAAATTCATCTCCTGCCCCACATGCCGGCGTGAGACGGTGCTGTTCACTGACTATGGCCTCGCTGCTCTGGCCATCAACACCAGCATTCTGAGCCGCTTGCCCTCCGATCCCAATGGGCCTGTGCAGTGGGGCGGGGATGCCGACCGCAGCTGCTACCAGACTGTGCGTCAATACTGCCAGTCAGCCTGCACCTGCCAGATTGCCAACCCGTTGTCATCCTGTGGCATCATGTAG